In Oryza brachyantha chromosome 1, ObraRS2, whole genome shotgun sequence, the following are encoded in one genomic region:
- the LOC107303583 gene encoding uncharacterized protein LOC107303583, with product MSLGEKEMAAPEGQQRQAGGGGESGGGGGRRKEEEEEAAAGKGKGGVRYARCFSGLELSGVGPGSLRDVDAGRLKSQIRKWAKAVVAYARQISFGSPRAAAARSRSSASSRGRGAMSTRARDGDGDGGDIETAP from the coding sequence ATGTCGCTCGGGGAGAAGGAaatggcggcgccggaggggCAGCAACGGCAggcagggggaggaggagagagcggcggcggcggcgggaggaggaaggaggaggaggaggaggcggcggcggggaaggggaaggggggaGTGCGGTACGCGCGGTGCTTCTCCGGGCTGGAGCTCAGCGGCGTGGGGCCGGGGTCGCTCCGGGACGTCGACGCCGGGAGGCTGAAGAGCCAGATCAGGAAGTGGGCCAAGGCCGTCGTCGCCTACGCTCGCCAGATCAGCTTCGGCTCGCCGAGGGCGGCCGCGGCCAGGTCCCGCTCCTCGGCCTCTTCCCGCGGCCGCGGGGCCATGTccacccgcgcccgcgacggcgacggtgacggcggcgataTCGAAACTGCACCGTGA